Proteins encoded in a region of the Flavobacterium sp. MDT1-60 genome:
- a CDS encoding YceI family protein, with amino-acid sequence MATTKWSIDPTHSEIGFKVKHMMFTNVSGKFGAYDATITTEGDNFENADIQFSGDIASIDTANADRDGHLRSGDFFDAENHPKLNFKGSSFKKINDGEYELTGDLAIKGVSKTVKFPVEFSGTMTDPWGNTKVGLNIEGKINRKDWGLNWNSALETGGVLVGEEVRLNIELQFAKQA; translated from the coding sequence ATGGCAACTACAAAATGGTCAATTGACCCAACACATTCAGAAATTGGTTTTAAAGTTAAACACATGATGTTTACAAATGTTTCAGGTAAATTTGGAGCATACGACGCAACAATTACTACAGAAGGAGATAACTTCGAAAATGCTGATATCCAATTTTCCGGAGATATCGCTTCTATTGACACTGCAAATGCAGACAGAGATGGTCATTTAAGAAGTGGAGATTTCTTTGATGCTGAAAATCATCCAAAATTAAATTTCAAAGGTTCATCATTCAAAAAAATCAATGATGGCGAATATGAATTAACTGGAGATTTAGCTATCAAAGGTGTTTCAAAAACAGTAAAATTTCCTGTAGAATTTAGCGGAACTATGACTGATCCTTGGGGAAATACTAAAGTAGGTTTAAACATTGAAGGCAAAATCAATCGTAAAGATTGGGGATTAAACTGGAACTCAGCTCTTGAAACTGGTGGTGTTTTAGTTGGAGAAGAAGTTCGTTTGAACATTGAATTACAATTTGCAAAACAAGCTTAA
- a CDS encoding helix-turn-helix domain-containing protein, with protein sequence MKKYPVYSVQNFSCNDVHRDFYVNTFAEHLKSHSFVEEPHRHDSYLMVFFTNGSGLHEVDFDQFEIKRGSLFVLQPGQMHHWSLSEDIEGFVIIFSQELYNLYFGQKKINEYNFYHSIHNRPEMVFEENEMLKILPYFDLLIQENNQNNKLQLDKMLNLLDCIHIEISRKYSETYSHQTHSYNIKINKFELLLEQYFRQEKLPSFYAEKLNITLKHLNRICNEILQKTATEVIMDRVILEIKRMLIDKQLAVNEVAFAVGYEDYSYFSRFFKKQTGMSPTEFRNTLR encoded by the coding sequence ATGAAGAAATATCCCGTTTATAGTGTTCAGAATTTTAGCTGTAATGATGTTCATCGCGATTTTTATGTCAATACTTTTGCTGAACATTTAAAAAGCCACAGTTTTGTAGAAGAACCGCATCGGCATGATTCGTATTTAATGGTGTTTTTTACAAATGGATCCGGATTGCATGAAGTCGATTTTGATCAATTCGAAATAAAAAGAGGAAGTTTGTTTGTTCTTCAGCCGGGACAAATGCATCACTGGAGTCTGTCTGAAGATATTGAAGGTTTTGTGATTATCTTTTCGCAGGAACTTTATAATTTATATTTTGGACAGAAAAAAATCAACGAGTATAATTTTTATCATTCTATTCACAATCGGCCCGAAATGGTTTTTGAAGAAAATGAAATGCTAAAAATCTTACCGTATTTTGATTTACTCATTCAGGAGAATAATCAGAATAATAAATTGCAATTGGATAAAATGCTTAATTTGCTTGATTGTATTCACATTGAAATTTCCCGAAAATACAGTGAAACGTATTCGCATCAAACACATTCGTACAATATTAAAATCAACAAATTTGAATTGCTTTTGGAGCAATATTTCAGACAAGAGAAATTGCCTTCTTTTTATGCAGAAAAATTAAATATCACATTAAAACATTTAAATAGAATCTGCAATGAAATTCTGCAAAAGACAGCCACAGAAGTCATTATGGATCGCGTGATTCTGGAAATAAAACGAATGTTAATCGATAAACAATTGGCTGTAAATGAAGTGGCTTTTGCTGTCGGCTACGAAGATTATTCTTATTTCTCGAGATTTTTCAAAAAACAAACAGGAATGTCTCCCACAGAATTTCGGAATACTTTGCGATGA
- a CDS encoding DUF983 domain-containing protein: MSNTLTHILSNECPVCHKGKVFKDKNIFLNFGLPKMNEYCSHCNYKFQKEPGYFFGAMYVNYGLTVAQGIATYCIAQFFFDQTFDLRIIPIIAVVITLLTSFNLRFSRLAWIYMFKDYTS, translated from the coding sequence ATGTCAAATACATTAACTCATATTTTAAGCAACGAATGTCCAGTTTGTCATAAAGGAAAAGTTTTTAAAGACAAAAACATTTTCCTGAATTTTGGTCTTCCAAAAATGAATGAATATTGCAGTCATTGTAACTACAAATTCCAAAAAGAACCAGGGTATTTCTTTGGAGCAATGTACGTAAACTACGGACTGACAGTTGCACAAGGTATTGCTACTTATTGTATTGCTCAGTTTTTCTTCGACCAAACATTCGATTTACGAATCATTCCCATTATTGCTGTTGTAATTACCTTACTCACTTCTTTCAATCTCCGATTTTCAAGATTAGCATGGATTTATATGTTTAAGGATTATACGAGCTAA
- the fabD gene encoding ACP S-malonyltransferase, producing MKAYVFPGQGAQFTGMGKDLYESSALAAALFEKANEILGFRITDIMFEGTAEELKETKVTQPAVFLHSVILAKTLGEDFKPEMVAGHSLGEFSALVANGTLSFEDGLKLVSQRALAMQKACEITPSTMAAVLGLADNIVEEVCASIDGIVVAANYNCPGQLVISGETSAVEKACEAMKAAGAKRALILPVGGAFHSPMMEPAREELAAAIEATTFSTPICPVYQNVTANAVSDANEIKKNLIIQLTAPVKWTQSVQQMIADGATLFTEVGPGKVLAGLINKIDKEAVTANA from the coding sequence ATGAAGGCATACGTATTTCCAGGTCAGGGCGCACAGTTTACAGGAATGGGCAAAGACTTATATGAATCATCGGCTTTAGCCGCAGCATTATTCGAAAAAGCTAACGAAATTTTAGGCTTTAGAATTACAGATATTATGTTTGAAGGTACTGCCGAAGAACTAAAAGAAACTAAAGTTACACAGCCGGCAGTATTTTTACATTCGGTAATTTTAGCTAAAACTTTAGGAGAAGATTTTAAACCAGAAATGGTTGCAGGACATTCTTTAGGTGAATTTTCAGCATTGGTTGCCAACGGAACTTTATCTTTTGAAGATGGTTTGAAATTAGTTTCACAACGTGCTTTGGCAATGCAAAAAGCCTGCGAAATTACTCCGTCTACAATGGCTGCAGTTTTAGGATTAGCTGATAATATCGTTGAAGAAGTTTGTGCTTCTATTGATGGAATTGTTGTTGCTGCAAATTATAACTGTCCTGGACAATTAGTAATTTCAGGAGAAACTTCAGCAGTTGAAAAAGCTTGTGAAGCGATGAAAGCCGCAGGAGCAAAACGTGCTTTAATTTTACCTGTTGGAGGAGCATTTCACTCTCCAATGATGGAACCAGCAAGAGAAGAATTAGCAGCTGCAATTGAAGCTACAACTTTCTCTACTCCTATTTGTCCCGTTTACCAAAACGTAACTGCAAATGCAGTTTCTGATGCAAACGAAATCAAAAAGAACTTAATTATACAATTGACTGCTCCTGTAAAATGGACACAATCTGTACAGCAAATGATTGCTGACGGCGCTACTTTATTTACTGAAGTTGGTCCCGGAAAAGTGTTAGCAGGTTTGATTAATAAAATCGACAAGGAAGCGGTTACGGCGAATGCTTAA
- a CDS encoding LytTR family DNA-binding domain-containing protein — protein MMKEKFTFIKTDKKIVKLHFDSIAVIKGLGNYVQIITIENIKHTYYKSLKDLIDVLPNEFMRVHNSFIINLTNIDSIEDNHIMAKGNKITIGKTYKDCLTKAINKFML, from the coding sequence ATGATGAAAGAAAAATTTACATTCATAAAAACGGATAAAAAAATTGTAAAACTACATTTTGATTCCATAGCGGTAATTAAAGGCCTTGGAAACTATGTTCAGATTATAACAATAGAAAATATCAAACACACCTATTACAAATCTTTAAAAGACTTAATAGATGTATTACCTAATGAATTTATGAGGGTTCACAATTCATTTATAATCAACTTAACCAATATAGATAGCATAGAAGACAATCATATTATGGCCAAAGGAAATAAAATAACTATTGGCAAGACTTATAAAGATTGCCTAACAAAAGCAATCAATAAATTCATGCTGTAA
- the galE gene encoding UDP-glucose 4-epimerase GalE → MKVLVTGGLGFIGSHTVVELQNEGFEVVIIDNLSNSSEDVLQGITNITGKTPLFEKLDLREKASVQDFFKKHSDVTGVIHFAASKAVGESVENPLLYYENNISSLVYLLQELQQKTEASFIFSSSCTVYGQAEKMPITEDAPVQAAMSPYGNTKQIGEEIITDTTKVTNISAILLRYFNPVGAHSSNEIGELPLGVPQNLVPFITQTGMGLRKELSVFGDDYPTPDGTAVRDYIHVVDLAKAHVIALQRLFNKKNLQKVETFNLGTGKGSSVLEVINSFEKVSDKKLPYKIMPRREGDITEAYANTDKANNVLGWKAELSLDEAMASAWKWEQKVRS, encoded by the coding sequence ATGAAAGTATTAGTAACAGGAGGATTAGGATTTATTGGTTCTCACACCGTTGTCGAATTGCAAAATGAAGGCTTTGAAGTTGTGATAATTGATAATCTTTCGAATTCTTCAGAAGATGTTTTACAAGGAATTACAAACATTACAGGAAAAACACCTTTATTCGAAAAGTTAGATTTAAGAGAAAAAGCGTCAGTTCAGGATTTCTTTAAAAAACACAGCGATGTTACAGGGGTAATTCATTTTGCAGCTTCAAAAGCGGTTGGAGAAAGTGTTGAAAATCCGTTGTTGTATTACGAAAACAACATCAGCAGTTTGGTTTATCTTTTACAGGAATTACAGCAAAAAACTGAAGCAAGTTTTATTTTCAGTTCGTCTTGTACTGTTTACGGTCAAGCCGAAAAAATGCCAATTACCGAAGATGCTCCCGTGCAGGCAGCAATGTCTCCATATGGAAATACCAAGCAAATTGGAGAAGAAATTATAACAGACACTACTAAAGTAACTAATATAAGCGCAATTTTATTGCGTTATTTTAACCCGGTGGGAGCGCATTCTTCCAATGAAATTGGAGAATTACCATTAGGCGTTCCTCAGAATTTAGTTCCTTTTATTACTCAAACTGGCATGGGACTACGTAAAGAGTTATCTGTTTTTGGAGATGATTATCCAACTCCTGATGGAACTGCAGTTCGTGATTACATTCACGTAGTAGATTTGGCAAAAGCACACGTTATTGCATTACAGCGTTTATTCAATAAAAAGAATTTACAAAAAGTAGAAACTTTTAATTTAGGAACCGGAAAAGGAAGTTCAGTTCTTGAAGTAATCAATAGTTTCGAAAAAGTAAGCGATAAAAAATTACCATACAAAATTATGCCGCGTCGTGAAGGTGATATTACTGAAGCGTATGCTAATACAGATAAAGCAAATAATGTTTTAGGCTGGAAAGCAGAATTAAGTTTAGACGAAGCAATGGCAAGCGCCTGGAAATGGGAACAAAAAGTTCGTTCTTAA
- a CDS encoding nuclear transport factor 2 family protein, whose product MKKLGVLILMFLIQFSGFAQKSNTKDETAVGNQVEVLRKAMIDADGTKLKSLTSEKLDYVHSNGNFQNQAEFIDGIVSGKSDFETIEFQDQTITIQNGVAIVRHVLAAHTKDGGGDKDIKIGIMLVWQKQKNNWILIARQAYKLTT is encoded by the coding sequence ATGAAGAAATTAGGTGTTTTAATTTTGATGTTTCTTATTCAGTTTTCGGGCTTTGCCCAAAAATCAAATACCAAAGATGAAACGGCTGTAGGTAATCAGGTTGAAGTTTTGCGTAAAGCAATGATTGATGCTGATGGAACTAAATTAAAATCGCTGACTTCTGAAAAATTGGATTATGTTCATTCGAATGGTAATTTTCAAAATCAGGCAGAATTTATAGATGGAATTGTTAGCGGAAAATCAGATTTTGAAACTATTGAATTTCAGGATCAAACCATAACAATTCAGAATGGTGTTGCGATAGTGAGACATGTCCTTGCAGCGCATACCAAAGATGGAGGCGGTGATAAAGATATTAAAATCGGAATAATGCTTGTTTGGCAAAAACAAAAGAATAATTGGATTCTTATTGCAAGGCAGGCTTACAAATTAACTACATAA
- a CDS encoding DegT/DnrJ/EryC1/StrS aminotransferase family protein, giving the protein MKKIQMVDLKSQYEKIKSTVDASIQEVLDTNTYINGPLVHQFQKNLEDYLGAKHVIPCANGTDALQIAMMGLDLKPGDEVITADFTFAATVEVIALLQLTPVLVDVDMTNMNIDIEAIKKAITPKTKAIVPVHLFGRAANMDAIMEIAAEHNLYVIEDNAQAIGADYISKSGTKSKVGVIGHVAATSFFPSKNLGCYGDGGAIFTNDDKLAHIIRGIVNHGMYERYHHDVVGVNSRLDSIQAGVLNAKLPLLDEYNAARRLAASKYNAAFAGNAHIITPEFDANENDHVFHQYVLRIVDADRNALMQHLLDKGIPCAIYYPIPLHSQKAYVDTRYKEEQFPVTNQLVKEVIALPMHTELDDEQIKFITDSVLEFLNK; this is encoded by the coding sequence ATGAAAAAAATTCAAATGGTTGACTTAAAAAGTCAATACGAGAAAATAAAATCTACCGTTGATGCCTCAATTCAGGAAGTTTTAGATACAAATACTTATATAAACGGACCGTTGGTTCATCAGTTTCAAAAAAATCTTGAAGATTATTTAGGGGCAAAACATGTAATTCCGTGTGCAAATGGTACTGATGCATTGCAAATAGCCATGATGGGTCTGGATTTAAAACCGGGTGATGAGGTAATTACTGCCGATTTTACTTTTGCAGCTACTGTTGAGGTAATCGCTTTGTTGCAATTAACGCCAGTTTTAGTTGATGTTGATATGACGAATATGAATATTGATATCGAGGCAATTAAAAAAGCGATTACACCAAAAACAAAAGCAATTGTTCCGGTGCATTTATTTGGCCGTGCAGCGAATATGGATGCAATTATGGAAATTGCTGCCGAACATAATTTATATGTAATTGAAGATAATGCACAGGCAATTGGAGCTGATTATATTTCTAAATCAGGGACAAAAAGCAAAGTTGGTGTAATTGGACACGTTGCTGCAACGTCATTTTTTCCTTCTAAAAACTTAGGTTGTTATGGAGATGGTGGAGCAATTTTTACTAATGATGATAAATTAGCGCACATTATCCGTGGAATTGTAAATCACGGAATGTATGAGCGTTATCATCATGATGTTGTAGGTGTAAATTCACGTTTAGATAGTATTCAGGCAGGGGTTTTAAACGCAAAATTGCCGCTTTTAGATGAATATAATGCAGCACGTCGTTTGGCAGCTTCAAAATACAATGCAGCTTTTGCCGGAAATGCACACATTATCACACCAGAATTTGATGCAAACGAAAATGATCATGTTTTTCATCAATATGTGTTGAGAATTGTTGATGCAGACAGAAATGCTTTAATGCAACATTTGTTGGATAAAGGAATTCCATGTGCAATTTACTATCCAATTCCGTTGCATTCACAAAAAGCTTATGTTGATACTCGTTATAAAGAAGAGCAATTTCCGGTAACCAATCAATTAGTAAAAGAAGTTATTGCTTTACCAATGCACACTGAACTTGATGATGAGCAAATTAAATTTATTACAGATTCTGTTTTAGAATTTTTAAATAAATAA
- a CDS encoding 3-deoxy-D-manno-octulosonic acid transferase codes for MLFLYNLVVSIAGVFLKIVALFSPKIKLFVEGRKDVFTILEEKIKPTDKTIWFHSASLGEYEQGLPVIEKIKEKYPSHKIIVTFFSPSGYEVRKNNNVADVTIYLPVDTKSNAKKFLQLAHPELAFFIKYEFWLNYLKELENNKIPTYLISGIFRDNQMFFKWYGGFYRKALTAFTYFFVQNEKSKEKIEAIGFKNVIVSGDTRFDRVAAILERDNTVVFIEKFKNNTPTIVIGSSWPKDEALLAEYINQTSENVKFIIAPHNIKQDQISSLKSQITKATVLFSEKDSVSDLSKFNVFIIDTIGLLTKIYSYGTIAYVGGGFGNPGIHNILEPATFGIPIVIGPNYSNFAEAVKLVKIGGCIVVSNDAELKQSFDRLLLDEKYLKEKSQICKSYIQDNKGATESIMKIVL; via the coding sequence ATGCTTTTTCTATACAATTTAGTCGTTTCTATTGCGGGGGTTTTTCTGAAAATTGTAGCACTTTTTAGTCCGAAAATCAAGCTTTTTGTTGAAGGAAGAAAAGATGTATTTACTATCTTAGAAGAAAAAATAAAACCAACAGATAAAACAATATGGTTTCATTCTGCGTCACTTGGAGAATATGAACAAGGTTTGCCAGTGATCGAAAAAATCAAAGAAAAATACCCTTCACATAAAATCATTGTTACTTTTTTCTCTCCTTCGGGTTATGAAGTCCGCAAAAACAACAATGTTGCTGATGTTACTATTTATTTGCCAGTGGATACTAAAAGTAACGCCAAAAAATTTCTGCAATTAGCACATCCTGAATTAGCCTTTTTTATTAAATATGAATTTTGGCTGAATTATTTAAAAGAATTGGAAAACAACAAAATTCCAACTTATTTGATTTCCGGAATTTTCAGAGACAATCAGATGTTTTTTAAATGGTATGGCGGTTTTTACCGAAAAGCATTAACAGCTTTTACCTATTTTTTTGTACAGAATGAAAAATCAAAAGAAAAAATTGAAGCTATCGGATTTAAAAATGTTATTGTTTCCGGCGACACTCGTTTTGACCGGGTTGCAGCAATTTTAGAAAGAGATAACACTGTCGTTTTTATTGAAAAATTCAAAAACAATACTCCAACCATCGTTATTGGAAGTTCCTGGCCAAAAGATGAAGCTTTATTAGCCGAATATATTAATCAGACTTCAGAGAATGTAAAATTTATTATTGCTCCACATAACATCAAACAAGACCAGATTTCAAGTTTAAAATCTCAAATTACAAAGGCAACGGTTTTGTTCTCTGAAAAAGATAGTGTTTCCGACTTATCAAAATTTAATGTCTTTATTATAGATACCATTGGCTTATTGACAAAAATATATAGTTATGGAACCATCGCTTATGTTGGTGGAGGATTTGGAAATCCTGGCATTCATAACATTTTAGAACCTGCGACATTTGGAATCCCGATTGTAATTGGACCCAATTATTCGAATTTTGCAGAAGCTGTTAAATTGGTAAAAATCGGAGGTTGTATTGTAGTTTCTAATGATGCAGAGTTAAAACAAAGTTTTGACCGTTTACTTTTAGATGAAAAATATCTAAAAGAAAAAAGCCAAATCTGTAAGTCATATATTCAAGACAACAAAGGCGCCACCGAAAGCATAATGAAAATCGTTTTGTAA
- a CDS encoding DUF1508 domain-containing protein, with protein MGAFVISKRFNDEYKFVFTSRKGKVIFTSLSYELKFECEEDIEKFKVNIEQARFLKFKGSGGKYFFKLMLGELHFATSRKYTTELLLQKGIKEIVAYASRSEILDFSSSESIFEDEEVVEDEME; from the coding sequence ATGGGTGCTTTTGTAATTAGTAAAAGATTTAATGATGAATATAAATTTGTATTTACTTCCAGGAAAGGGAAAGTGATTTTTACTAGTTTGAGCTATGAGTTGAAATTTGAGTGCGAAGAGGATATTGAGAAATTTAAAGTAAATATTGAGCAGGCTAGATTTTTGAAATTTAAAGGCTCGGGAGGAAAGTATTTTTTTAAATTGATGTTGGGTGAGCTTCACTTCGCTACAAGTCGAAAATATACAACAGAATTGCTTTTGCAAAAGGGAATAAAAGAAATTGTTGCTTATGCTTCGCGATCAGAAATTTTAGATTTCTCTTCCAGTGAATCGATTTTTGAGGATGAAGAAGTGGTTGAAGATGAAATGGAGTGA